The following proteins come from a genomic window of Falco rusticolus isolate bFalRus1 chromosome 9, bFalRus1.pri, whole genome shotgun sequence:
- the TRIM32 gene encoding E3 ubiquitin-protein ligase TRIM32 isoform X1 — translation MEEPGLKLNSNQSGRRQNQNTRMRLTLRDCEKRRNYMQIGAPWNRCEYKTLHQLELPWKAMAAAPHLNSDALREVLECPICMESFTEEHLRPKLLHCGHTICKQCLEKLLANSINGIRCPFCSKITRITSLAQLTDNLTVLKIIDTAGLGEVVGLLMCKVCGRRLPRHFCKSCSLVLCEPCKETSHVPQGHRVIAIKEAAEERRREFGTRLARLRELMDDLQKRKASLEGVSRDLQSRYKAVLQDYSKEERKIQEELARSRKFFTTSLSEVEKVNNQVMEEQAYLLNLAEVQIMSRCDYFLAKIKQGDIALLEEAADEEEPELTNSLPRELTLQEVELLKVSHVGPLQIGQVVKKPRTVNMEESLMETAASSSASFREPDLVQEEASCTPNSSPAKPRMPEAATSIQQCHFIKKMGSKGSLPGMFNLPVSLHVTLQGEVLVADRGNFRIQVFTRKGFLKEIRRSPSGIDSFVLSFLGADLPNLTPLSVTMNCHGLIGVTDSYDNSVKVYTMDGHCVACHRSQLSKPWGIAALPSGQFVVTDVEGGKLWCFTVDRGVGVVKYSCLCSAVRPKFVTCDAEGTIYFTQGLGLNLENRQYEHHLEGGFSIGSVGPDGQLGRQISHFFSENEDFRCIAGMCVDARGDLIVADSSRKEILHFPKGGGYNILIREGLTCPVGIAITPKGQLLVLDCWDHCIKIYSYHLRRYSTP, via the coding sequence TCAGATGCACTGCGAGAGGTCCTGGAGTGCCCCATTTGCATGGAGTCCTTCACTGAGGAGCACCTGAGACCCAAGCTTTTACACTGTGGGCACACCATCTGCAAACAGTGCTTGGAGAAACTCCTAGCAAACAGCATTAATGGGATACGATGCCCCTTTTGCAGCAAAATCACGCGGATCACAAGCTTAGCTCAGCTGACTGACAATCTTACTGTGCTGAAGATCATAGACACCGCCGGACTGGGGGAGGTGGTGGGTCTGCTCATGTGTAAGGTCTGTGGGAGAAGGTTGCCAAGACACTTTTGCAAGAGCTGTAGCTTGGTTTTATGTGAGCCATGCAAGGAGACATCACACGTGCCCCAAGGGCATAGAGTCATTGCTATCAAAGAGGCTGCTGAGGAGCGTAGGAGGGAATTTGGTACGAGGCTTGCCAGACTTCGGGAGCTCATGGATgatctgcagaaaagaaaagcatctctGGAGGGTGTTTCAAGAGACCTGCAGTCTAGATacaaagcagttctgcaagATTACAGCAAAGAAGAGCGCAAAATCCAGGAAGAACTGGCCAGGTCACGCAAGTTCTTCACCACCTCTTTGTCTGAAGTGGAGAAGGTAAATAATCAGGTAATGGAGGAGCAAGCTTACCTGCTGAACTTAGCAGAAGTGCAGATAATGTCTCGCTGTGACTATTTCCTTGCCAAAATAAAGCAGGGAGATATAGCTCTCTTGGAGGAGGCAGCAGACGAGGAAGAACCAGAACTGACAAACAGTCTCCCAAGGGAGCTGACCCTTCAGGAAGTTGAACTCCTTAAGGTGAGCCACGTGGGACCACTGCAGATCGGGCAGGTGGTGAAGAAACCCCGGACCGTTAACATGGAGGAATCACTTATGGAAACTGCAGCATCCTCATCGGCATCATTTAGGGAGCCTGACTTGGTGCAAGAAGAGGCCAGCTGCACACCGAATTCCTCACCAGCCAAGCCAAGGATGCCTGAAGCAGCCACGAGCATCCAGCAGTGTCACTTCATCAAGAAGATGGGCTCCAAGGGCAGCCTGCCAGGGATGTTTAATCTTCCCGTCAGCCTGCACGTCACCCTGCAAGGTGAGGTACTTGTGGCAGACAGAGGCAATTTCCGAATCCAGGTTTTTACCCGCAAGGGCTTTCTGAAGGAGATTCGCCGGAGCCCTAGTGGAATCGATAGCTTTGTATTGAGTTTCCTTGGAGCAGACTTGCCCAATTTGACTCCCCTTTCTGTCACCATGAACTGCCATGGCCTGATAGGTGTGACTGACAGCTACGATAACTCTGTCAAGGTCTACACCATGGATGGCCATTGCGTGGCCTGTCACCGCAGCCAGCTAAGCAAGCCCTGGGGCATCGCTGCCCTGCCTTCTGGGCAGTTTGTAGTGACCGACGTGGAAGGGGGGAAACTCTGGTGTTTCACAGTTGACCGCGGCGTGGGGGTAGTCAAGTACAGTTGCTTATGTAGTGCAGTGCGCCCAAAGTTTGTCACCTGTGATGCTGAAGGGACAATATACTTTACTCAGGGGCTGGGGCTTAACTTGGAAAACCGGCAGTACGAACACCACTTAGAAGGAGGCTTTTCAATTGGCTCTGTTGGCCCAGATGGGCAGCTGGGACGCCAGATTAGCCACTTCTTCTCTGAGAATGAGGATTTCAGGTGCATTGCTGGGATGTGTGTTGATGCCAGGGGTGACCTCATTGTTGCCGACAGCAGCCGTAAAGAAATCCTGCATTTTCCTAAAGGGGGTGGCTATAATATCTTAATCCGGGAAGGACTCACCTGCCCAGTCGGTATCGCCATTACTCCCAaagggcagctgctggtgctggacTGTTGGGATCATTGCATTAAGATCTACAGTTACCATCTGAGAAGATATTCCACTCCTTAA
- the TRIM32 gene encoding E3 ubiquitin-protein ligase TRIM32 isoform X3 codes for MAAAPHLNSDALREVLECPICMESFTEEHLRPKLLHCGHTICKQCLEKLLANSINGIRCPFCSKITRITSLAQLTDNLTVLKIIDTAGLGEVVGLLMCKVCGRRLPRHFCKSCSLVLCEPCKETSHVPQGHRVIAIKEAAEERRREFGTRLARLRELMDDLQKRKASLEGVSRDLQSRYKAVLQDYSKEERKIQEELARSRKFFTTSLSEVEKVNNQVMEEQAYLLNLAEVQIMSRCDYFLAKIKQGDIALLEEAADEEEPELTNSLPRELTLQEVELLKVSHVGPLQIGQVVKKPRTVNMEESLMETAASSSASFREPDLVQEEASCTPNSSPAKPRMPEAATSIQQCHFIKKMGSKGSLPGMFNLPVSLHVTLQGEVLVADRGNFRIQVFTRKGFLKEIRRSPSGIDSFVLSFLGADLPNLTPLSVTMNCHGLIGVTDSYDNSVKVYTMDGHCVACHRSQLSKPWGIAALPSGQFVVTDVEGGKLWCFTVDRGVGVVKYSCLCSAVRPKFVTCDAEGTIYFTQGLGLNLENRQYEHHLEGGFSIGSVGPDGQLGRQISHFFSENEDFRCIAGMCVDARGDLIVADSSRKEILHFPKGGGYNILIREGLTCPVGIAITPKGQLLVLDCWDHCIKIYSYHLRRYSTP; via the coding sequence TCAGATGCACTGCGAGAGGTCCTGGAGTGCCCCATTTGCATGGAGTCCTTCACTGAGGAGCACCTGAGACCCAAGCTTTTACACTGTGGGCACACCATCTGCAAACAGTGCTTGGAGAAACTCCTAGCAAACAGCATTAATGGGATACGATGCCCCTTTTGCAGCAAAATCACGCGGATCACAAGCTTAGCTCAGCTGACTGACAATCTTACTGTGCTGAAGATCATAGACACCGCCGGACTGGGGGAGGTGGTGGGTCTGCTCATGTGTAAGGTCTGTGGGAGAAGGTTGCCAAGACACTTTTGCAAGAGCTGTAGCTTGGTTTTATGTGAGCCATGCAAGGAGACATCACACGTGCCCCAAGGGCATAGAGTCATTGCTATCAAAGAGGCTGCTGAGGAGCGTAGGAGGGAATTTGGTACGAGGCTTGCCAGACTTCGGGAGCTCATGGATgatctgcagaaaagaaaagcatctctGGAGGGTGTTTCAAGAGACCTGCAGTCTAGATacaaagcagttctgcaagATTACAGCAAAGAAGAGCGCAAAATCCAGGAAGAACTGGCCAGGTCACGCAAGTTCTTCACCACCTCTTTGTCTGAAGTGGAGAAGGTAAATAATCAGGTAATGGAGGAGCAAGCTTACCTGCTGAACTTAGCAGAAGTGCAGATAATGTCTCGCTGTGACTATTTCCTTGCCAAAATAAAGCAGGGAGATATAGCTCTCTTGGAGGAGGCAGCAGACGAGGAAGAACCAGAACTGACAAACAGTCTCCCAAGGGAGCTGACCCTTCAGGAAGTTGAACTCCTTAAGGTGAGCCACGTGGGACCACTGCAGATCGGGCAGGTGGTGAAGAAACCCCGGACCGTTAACATGGAGGAATCACTTATGGAAACTGCAGCATCCTCATCGGCATCATTTAGGGAGCCTGACTTGGTGCAAGAAGAGGCCAGCTGCACACCGAATTCCTCACCAGCCAAGCCAAGGATGCCTGAAGCAGCCACGAGCATCCAGCAGTGTCACTTCATCAAGAAGATGGGCTCCAAGGGCAGCCTGCCAGGGATGTTTAATCTTCCCGTCAGCCTGCACGTCACCCTGCAAGGTGAGGTACTTGTGGCAGACAGAGGCAATTTCCGAATCCAGGTTTTTACCCGCAAGGGCTTTCTGAAGGAGATTCGCCGGAGCCCTAGTGGAATCGATAGCTTTGTATTGAGTTTCCTTGGAGCAGACTTGCCCAATTTGACTCCCCTTTCTGTCACCATGAACTGCCATGGCCTGATAGGTGTGACTGACAGCTACGATAACTCTGTCAAGGTCTACACCATGGATGGCCATTGCGTGGCCTGTCACCGCAGCCAGCTAAGCAAGCCCTGGGGCATCGCTGCCCTGCCTTCTGGGCAGTTTGTAGTGACCGACGTGGAAGGGGGGAAACTCTGGTGTTTCACAGTTGACCGCGGCGTGGGGGTAGTCAAGTACAGTTGCTTATGTAGTGCAGTGCGCCCAAAGTTTGTCACCTGTGATGCTGAAGGGACAATATACTTTACTCAGGGGCTGGGGCTTAACTTGGAAAACCGGCAGTACGAACACCACTTAGAAGGAGGCTTTTCAATTGGCTCTGTTGGCCCAGATGGGCAGCTGGGACGCCAGATTAGCCACTTCTTCTCTGAGAATGAGGATTTCAGGTGCATTGCTGGGATGTGTGTTGATGCCAGGGGTGACCTCATTGTTGCCGACAGCAGCCGTAAAGAAATCCTGCATTTTCCTAAAGGGGGTGGCTATAATATCTTAATCCGGGAAGGACTCACCTGCCCAGTCGGTATCGCCATTACTCCCAaagggcagctgctggtgctggacTGTTGGGATCATTGCATTAAGATCTACAGTTACCATCTGAGAAGATATTCCACTCCTTAA
- the TRIM32 gene encoding E3 ubiquitin-protein ligase TRIM32 isoform X2, with protein MEEPGLKLNSNQSGRRQNQNTRMRIGAPWNRCEYKTLHQLELPWKAMAAAPHLNSDALREVLECPICMESFTEEHLRPKLLHCGHTICKQCLEKLLANSINGIRCPFCSKITRITSLAQLTDNLTVLKIIDTAGLGEVVGLLMCKVCGRRLPRHFCKSCSLVLCEPCKETSHVPQGHRVIAIKEAAEERRREFGTRLARLRELMDDLQKRKASLEGVSRDLQSRYKAVLQDYSKEERKIQEELARSRKFFTTSLSEVEKVNNQVMEEQAYLLNLAEVQIMSRCDYFLAKIKQGDIALLEEAADEEEPELTNSLPRELTLQEVELLKVSHVGPLQIGQVVKKPRTVNMEESLMETAASSSASFREPDLVQEEASCTPNSSPAKPRMPEAATSIQQCHFIKKMGSKGSLPGMFNLPVSLHVTLQGEVLVADRGNFRIQVFTRKGFLKEIRRSPSGIDSFVLSFLGADLPNLTPLSVTMNCHGLIGVTDSYDNSVKVYTMDGHCVACHRSQLSKPWGIAALPSGQFVVTDVEGGKLWCFTVDRGVGVVKYSCLCSAVRPKFVTCDAEGTIYFTQGLGLNLENRQYEHHLEGGFSIGSVGPDGQLGRQISHFFSENEDFRCIAGMCVDARGDLIVADSSRKEILHFPKGGGYNILIREGLTCPVGIAITPKGQLLVLDCWDHCIKIYSYHLRRYSTP; from the coding sequence TCAGATGCACTGCGAGAGGTCCTGGAGTGCCCCATTTGCATGGAGTCCTTCACTGAGGAGCACCTGAGACCCAAGCTTTTACACTGTGGGCACACCATCTGCAAACAGTGCTTGGAGAAACTCCTAGCAAACAGCATTAATGGGATACGATGCCCCTTTTGCAGCAAAATCACGCGGATCACAAGCTTAGCTCAGCTGACTGACAATCTTACTGTGCTGAAGATCATAGACACCGCCGGACTGGGGGAGGTGGTGGGTCTGCTCATGTGTAAGGTCTGTGGGAGAAGGTTGCCAAGACACTTTTGCAAGAGCTGTAGCTTGGTTTTATGTGAGCCATGCAAGGAGACATCACACGTGCCCCAAGGGCATAGAGTCATTGCTATCAAAGAGGCTGCTGAGGAGCGTAGGAGGGAATTTGGTACGAGGCTTGCCAGACTTCGGGAGCTCATGGATgatctgcagaaaagaaaagcatctctGGAGGGTGTTTCAAGAGACCTGCAGTCTAGATacaaagcagttctgcaagATTACAGCAAAGAAGAGCGCAAAATCCAGGAAGAACTGGCCAGGTCACGCAAGTTCTTCACCACCTCTTTGTCTGAAGTGGAGAAGGTAAATAATCAGGTAATGGAGGAGCAAGCTTACCTGCTGAACTTAGCAGAAGTGCAGATAATGTCTCGCTGTGACTATTTCCTTGCCAAAATAAAGCAGGGAGATATAGCTCTCTTGGAGGAGGCAGCAGACGAGGAAGAACCAGAACTGACAAACAGTCTCCCAAGGGAGCTGACCCTTCAGGAAGTTGAACTCCTTAAGGTGAGCCACGTGGGACCACTGCAGATCGGGCAGGTGGTGAAGAAACCCCGGACCGTTAACATGGAGGAATCACTTATGGAAACTGCAGCATCCTCATCGGCATCATTTAGGGAGCCTGACTTGGTGCAAGAAGAGGCCAGCTGCACACCGAATTCCTCACCAGCCAAGCCAAGGATGCCTGAAGCAGCCACGAGCATCCAGCAGTGTCACTTCATCAAGAAGATGGGCTCCAAGGGCAGCCTGCCAGGGATGTTTAATCTTCCCGTCAGCCTGCACGTCACCCTGCAAGGTGAGGTACTTGTGGCAGACAGAGGCAATTTCCGAATCCAGGTTTTTACCCGCAAGGGCTTTCTGAAGGAGATTCGCCGGAGCCCTAGTGGAATCGATAGCTTTGTATTGAGTTTCCTTGGAGCAGACTTGCCCAATTTGACTCCCCTTTCTGTCACCATGAACTGCCATGGCCTGATAGGTGTGACTGACAGCTACGATAACTCTGTCAAGGTCTACACCATGGATGGCCATTGCGTGGCCTGTCACCGCAGCCAGCTAAGCAAGCCCTGGGGCATCGCTGCCCTGCCTTCTGGGCAGTTTGTAGTGACCGACGTGGAAGGGGGGAAACTCTGGTGTTTCACAGTTGACCGCGGCGTGGGGGTAGTCAAGTACAGTTGCTTATGTAGTGCAGTGCGCCCAAAGTTTGTCACCTGTGATGCTGAAGGGACAATATACTTTACTCAGGGGCTGGGGCTTAACTTGGAAAACCGGCAGTACGAACACCACTTAGAAGGAGGCTTTTCAATTGGCTCTGTTGGCCCAGATGGGCAGCTGGGACGCCAGATTAGCCACTTCTTCTCTGAGAATGAGGATTTCAGGTGCATTGCTGGGATGTGTGTTGATGCCAGGGGTGACCTCATTGTTGCCGACAGCAGCCGTAAAGAAATCCTGCATTTTCCTAAAGGGGGTGGCTATAATATCTTAATCCGGGAAGGACTCACCTGCCCAGTCGGTATCGCCATTACTCCCAaagggcagctgctggtgctggacTGTTGGGATCATTGCATTAAGATCTACAGTTACCATCTGAGAAGATATTCCACTCCTTAA